A genomic region of Metopolophium dirhodum isolate CAU chromosome 1, ASM1992520v1, whole genome shotgun sequence contains the following coding sequences:
- the LOC132935618 gene encoding dnaJ homolog subfamily C member 1: MIGSKMLGLFVAVLAINTVTIQAWDTDQMEVFDLVEEMNNINFYQFLEVPEDANSSAIRHAFRRMSLILHPDKNDSPDAEARFRELASIHDVLRDPVKRGHYDKVLSEGLPDWHHAVYYYRRVRRMGFLEMIVILFSIISVGQYLVAWGSYIENKFTVEELLSSKIKKIRKQKKYRGDSTLPPEFDVNIPKPSLKNTLPCQLPYWIWVFILKSPSLTTSAISFLVTKFKERKNNQNKVEFEKPEPVIRERIRRRKTPYKIPEINDYKNTNGDTRGKVTTESSDTPAVAGGLWTDEDLFELSQMVNKFPPGTSDRWQKVGKAMQRPVPEVAYMANKMKQNGYKVPTPGETIESVITEEPKKVKTRATENLDSSDSSWTQIQQKTFENALIKFPKGSTENRWEKISKCVPNKTKEECMARYKELNEQVKKKKDSTDGSIENVESNTNEL; encoded by the exons GTTCAAAAATGTTAGGTTTATTTGTAGCTGTGTTGGCAATCAACACAGTAACAATTCAAGCATGGGATACTGATCAAATGGAGGTTTTCGATCTGGTTGaagaaatgaataatataaatttttatcagTTTCTAGAAGTACCTGAA gatgCTAATTCATCGGCTATACGACATGCATTTAGAAGGATGTCACTGATATTACATCCCGATAAGAATGACTCTCCAGATGCTGAAGCCAGATTCAGAGAATTAGCTTCAATCCATGATGTTTTACGGGATCCTGTAAAACGTGGTCATTATGACAAAGTTTTAAGTGAAGGGTTACCGGATTGGCATCATGCTGTTTATTACTATAGAAGAGTTAGAAGGATGGGATTCCTAGAAATGATTGTTATTCTCTTTTCTATAATAAGTGTTGGACAATATCTTGTAGCTTGGGgatcgtatatagaaaataaattcactgtg gaagAGTTATtgagttcaaaaataaaaaaaattcgaaaacaaaagaaatatcGAGGTGATTCAACATTACCACCGGAATTCGATGTGAACATACCAAAACCTag tttgaaAAATACACTTCCATGTCAATTACCTTATTGGATATGGGTATTCATCTTAAAATCACCTTCACTTACAACTTCTGCCATATCATTTTTGGTCACAAAGTTCAAAGAgagaaaaaataaccaaaa taaagtgGAATTTGAAAAACCAGAACCAGTTATTCGTGAAAGAATAAGACGTCGTAAAACGCCATATAAGATACCagaaattaatgattataaaaacactAATGGAGATACACGTGGAAAAGTTACTACTGAAAGTAGTGATACTCCAGCAGTTGCTGGTGGCTTATGGACTGATGAAGATTTATTCGAATTGTCTCAGATGGTAAATAAATTTCCCCCTGGTACGTCAGATAGGTGGCAAAAGGTTGGCAAAGCAATGCAACGCCCTGTTCCGGAAGTTGCATACATGGCcaataaaatgaaacaaaatggGTATAAGGTGCCAACTCCTGGAGAGACAATCGAGTCAGTTATCACCGAAGAACCAAAGAAGGTTAAAACAAGAGCGACAGAAAATCTTGATTCTAGCGATAGCTCATGGACTCAAATTCAACAGAAAACGTTTGAAAATGCTCTTATTAAGTTTCCTAAGGGATCCACCGAGAATCGTTGGGAAAAGATATCCAAATGTGTACCAAATAAAACTAAA GAAGAATGTATGGCAAGATACAAGGAATTAAATGAGCaagtgaaaaagaaaaaagattcaACTGATGGCAGTATAGAAAATGTTGAAAGCAACACTAATGAATTATAA
- the LOC132941587 gene encoding uncharacterized protein LOC132941587 — protein sequence MHNLGGPSQSKRALKLVNSMRLYASPTWAERATEYAICWNLMIRSQGLAALRVTRAYHIVPAEAALFFVGTPPGDLIALERKGVRSKMNDPDRLGSKDEIRKEERDILLADWSSKWRHGKNAAWTRKILPDLIRWMRRCPKGPTFHVTQALTGHGCFRCYLYWRKRASNAACPYYQHPMDTAKHTIFDWE from the coding sequence ATGCATAACCTCGGAGGGCCCTCTCAATCTAAAAGAGCGCTGAAATTGGTGAACAGCATGCGGTTGTACGCATCACCGACATGGGCAGAAAGAGCAACAGAGTACGCTATTTGTTGGAACCTTATGATTCGGTCCCAGGGATTGGCGGCACTTAGAGTGACAAGGGCGTACCACATCGTCCCTGCTGAGGCAGCCTTATTCTTCGTGGGAACTCCTCCAGGTGATCTTATCGCTTTGGAACGCAAAGGAGTTCGGAGTAAAATGAACGACCCCGATAGATTGGGCTCTAAGGATGAGATCCGGAAAGAGGAGCGCGATATCCTGCTCGCTGACTGGTCCAGTAAGTGGAGGCACGGTAAGAACGCAGCTTGGACGCGTAAGATCCTCCCGGACTTGATAAGATGGATGAGAAGATGCCCCAAAGGCCCCACGTTCCACGTAACTCAGGCTCTTACGGGACATGGGTGCTTCAGGTGCTATTTGTACTGGAGGAAGCGTGCCTCAAACGCGGCTTGCCCCTACTACCAGCACCCGATGGATACGGCTAAACACACAATTTTCGACTGGGAATGA